The Desulfurococcus sp. genomic interval GCACAGCCCTGCCCCCTGACATATACGATAAGGAGCTTACTACACTCTACGTGATCAGCAAATATGGGCTAGGCGTTCTAAACGACTACCCCTCGCTCTCCACGAAAGTATTCTACATTGAGGAGACACTGGAGGAAGCCCTGAACCTCATCCTGCAGAATAGGTTTGATGAAGCTAGAGAGAAAATTAAATCTATTTCACCCTCAGGTGTTATCGATAGCAACATGATAGCAAGACTCTTGAGGATACCGATGACCAAGCTAGTTCTCGGGTTTATAGGTGAAGATGAATTCTCGAGAATACTTCATAAAGCTCTGGAAACTTTCCCTGAAGATGAGAAGACCATAAGAAACTATGCGAGATTCTTCGTAGGCTTCAAGGTGGCTGAAGCCATATACAAAGGGGAAGTTAAGTCTAGAGAGTATAAGGAGGCCCTTAAGAGAGCCCTCGCCCTTAGAATAGGGTTCCCTAAAGCCACTCCAAGCGATGCTTACATTAAAGCGATAGCTGAAGCAGTCTTTAACATGCGTGAGGAGGAACTAGGAAAGATATTGAAGGTTACCGAGAAGGCAGATAAGTAAAGGTGACATGTCACCATTTACCTGCAAGCTTAGAGAGCAGATCTAGGTAAGGGAGCTAGCCTGGTGAAAACCCGGGTTTACATTTAACCCCTTGTCTTCTGCACTCAGATAATACGGTTTCTTCAATCCTATACTGCTCCCTGTAAACTCTACTAAGGAGGCTGTAAAGGGGGTGTGATGGCGTCTTCATAAACTCCTTTACGTGGAGTACATCATAATATAGTATAGCATTCAGCTCCCTTGCTAACTCTACCAGGCTTCTAATTGTATCATGATCACTGTTTAAACCCGGGATTATCGGCCCGTAGAAAACCCATACTGGAATACCCTTCTCGGAGAGAGCTCTAAGTGCTCTCACCCTAGCACTTGGAGGTGGAGCATTAGGCTCTATTATGGCTGAGACCTCTTCATCTAGTGTTGTTATAGTGAATCCAACATCCACGAGCTTATTGTAGTCGGCTAGTAAGCCTGCGTCTCTTAGAATCAACGGGTTCTTAGTTTGAATACTTACATGGAAGCCGTGGGGGAGCAGGAGTTCCAGCGACCTGCGGCTTAACTTGTATACAGCTTCAATAGGCTGGTAGCCGTCTGTTATAGTGCCGAGCCCTACTGTCCCTTTAGGGTACCTTCTCACCTCTCTTTTCAGTGAGTCTATTAAATCCTTCTTGACAACTACAATCTCCCCCCAGTTACCGCTGACAGCTTTATTCTTAGTGTAAAGTCTAGCGTAGCAGTATATGCATGCATGAGAGCAACCAACATAAGGGTTTAAAGCGTAGTCGAGTCCTGGTAGCCTGCTCTTAGAGAGAGCTTTCCCGTATCTGGCTTCAACTACTCTGAAACTCCACTTCAATTTAGCCCCCCTTCACGAAGAAATCTCGTATGCTCTTCGACTTCAATATCCTCTGGAGGAGCCTTGACGATCTAAACCACTTCTCAGCCCCCAGCCTCGATACTCTATCCAAGTACTCTACTACATCACGCAGGCTATTGGTCTTCAATACAGGTCCACGCTTATACATCTCTCTCACAGACTCCCTAACGAACCAGACACCTATAGGTAGGTTGAAGCCAGGGTAGATCTCTCTAAGCAGGATTGCAGTAGCCTGCTTCTTCCTTTTTGATAGGTGCTCGAGTGTAGCAAGCATGCTAGCGTAATAACAGCCCCCGATCTCCGGGTAGCTTGTTCTCCCATGGTAGTCTTCGTAGTCTCCTTCTACAACCACTTCGAGTGAACCCGGGTTCCACGTTGACCCAGGCCACCAGGCCTCCATCCACTCGAAGCTCCATTTAGCTGGGTAGAGTACAGCAGTAAAGAAGTTGTCGTGGTGGCTGAGAGAGTATACTTCAATCTCGTTAACCTCACTGTAGGCTTTAACCTCCTTTAACAGCTCTCTCGAGATAATGCTGTCGACTGCTGTAATACTCCACCTGGTTGGTACTAGTCTTCTCTCTTTTCCGACGCCCAGGGCTCCTACGCTAAATATCTTCTGTATATGGGATACGGGGACTCCATGCCTATATAAGTAGACTACCGCGTTATAAGCGAGTAGATCAATATCACTGTAGACCTTCTCAACAGGCCTGGGTACTGAGGGGTTACCTAGAACCCGGAGCTTCTCGAGAGGCGAGCGGGGTCCTTGAGGCGGCTCTTCATCACTGAATGATATGATAGGTGCAGGAGGCTTTGCCAGCTCCATTACAACGTCAACAGGCTTACTACTGAGAACTATTAGTCTTGCATCCTCGATAAGCTTATCAAAGGGCTTTTTAACATCGATCAGCGTATACCCTGTGATAAGACTCCACCTGTAGTCGAGTATCTCCTCTATCCTTCTTGTAATCCAGGATTCAGGGTGATCATATATTACTGTATCCCCGCTGAGAGGCGGGGCACTAATCCCGGCTCTAACGTAGGGGTATCCATGCCTCCCCACGAATACTGAGGGGGGAGATGAACCCTCTATGACACGTGAGAGGGAAACTTTAGCCAGCTTAACTACAGCTCTACTCCTAGCTATTATCGGGCAGTATGCTAGCCCGCAGAAACCCCTACCCCTGCAAATAGCACAGAGACGTGGATCCATTCTACTCATACATCTAAACCCATGTCAACAGGGATCCCACTTGAAGCAAATACACTACAGCTATCTTAAGTTAGATTAGAGCATCTTATACTTTCACCTAAGGGTAGATAAAACTCCATGATCGGGTACAAGGTATAAGCCACTACCCCTCGCCTCCAGCCTACCCTGACGGACAACATACTCACCGGGTTCTAGCTCAGAGTATACTTCCCTAAAAGTCTCTAGGATCACGTTTACACCGTTATCCAGCCTCGCTGAGTACCTTGAAGGCGTGATGTGAATCATTAAAGGCTCATTAATCCTTACTACCCCGTTGTAGCTTGAGGCTTCTACAACAGGATCCAGGCAGCCCTGGATGCCAGCAGTATAGGCGACTAGCCTGAGGTTAACGTGGAAGCCCAGTATATCGAGGTGTAGTATAGTATTTCTCTTGAAGAACAAGTAGTCTGAGAGGGTGAGCCTTCTGGAGTGCTTACTCGCGTACTCGTTGATTAAAGCCCACTTGCCTGCACGCTTTAAAACACCCTTCTCTACGAGCTTCTTTAAATCCCATACTAAATCCTCTCTTACCCCATAGACAACTAGATCTACATCCCTGTAGTCTAATGTAATCCTCGAGGATCCACTAGCGTAGATATCTCTCTCACTAACCCCTAGAATACTGGAGAGGTATCTAGCAATCCATTCAGATACCCCTGCCAGC includes:
- a CDS encoding DUF2192 domain-containing protein — translated: MRQPHKKRIQVAISILSEAVKKPGELNRSELVELLRRAYEKAGLNPIRGTALPPDIYDKELTTLYVISKYGLGVLNDYPSLSTKVFYIEETLEEALNLILQNRFDEAREKIKSISPSGVIDSNMIARLLRIPMTKLVLGFIGEDEFSRILHKALETFPEDEKTIRNYARFFVGFKVAEAIYKGEVKSREYKEALKRALALRIGFPKATPSDAYIKAIAEAVFNMREEELGKILKVTEKADK
- a CDS encoding radical SAM protein; translated protein: MKWSFRVVEARYGKALSKSRLPGLDYALNPYVGCSHACIYCYARLYTKNKAVSGNWGEIVVVKKDLIDSLKREVRRYPKGTVGLGTITDGYQPIEAVYKLSRRSLELLLPHGFHVSIQTKNPLILRDAGLLADYNKLVDVGFTITTLDEEVSAIIEPNAPPPSARVRALRALSEKGIPVWVFYGPIIPGLNSDHDTIRSLVELARELNAILYYDVLHVKEFMKTPSHPLYSLLSRVYREQYRIEETVLSECRRQGVKCKPGFSPG
- a CDS encoding Nre family DNA repair protein, giving the protein MSRMDPRLCAICRGRGFCGLAYCPIIARSRAVVKLAKVSLSRVIEGSSPPSVFVGRHGYPYVRAGISAPPLSGDTVIYDHPESWITRRIEEILDYRWSLITGYTLIDVKKPFDKLIEDARLIVLSSKPVDVVMELAKPPAPIISFSDEEPPQGPRSPLEKLRVLGNPSVPRPVEKVYSDIDLLAYNAVVYLYRHGVPVSHIQKIFSVGALGVGKERRLVPTRWSITAVDSIISRELLKEVKAYSEVNEIEVYSLSHHDNFFTAVLYPAKWSFEWMEAWWPGSTWNPGSLEVVVEGDYEDYHGRTSYPEIGGCYYASMLATLEHLSKRKKQATAILLREIYPGFNLPIGVWFVRESVREMYKRGPVLKTNSLRDVVEYLDRVSRLGAEKWFRSSRLLQRILKSKSIRDFFVKGG